The nucleotide sequence GACTGAAGTCCAGGCAAGACAGCAAAGGAAGGACCCATAGGTCCGAGAACAATTGAGCGCACACCCGAACCCCCCTCATCTGTCAGCGGACGCGGCGGCACGGACCAAGAACCTCGGGACTGAAGCTGATGCTCAGGATCAGTCAAATCAATAGTGCTAATCCGCACCTCCCTTTCAGCAACCTGAGGACGAGATGACGAGCCCCAGGACTGAGACATAGTAGAATCGACAGTGCTCACCCGCTCCCTCGTCTCCGAGCGGTTCTCTCTCGAATGGCATCTCGAATTCGACTGGAGACTAGGCAAAAGCTCGAACGAGGGGCCCATAGGGCCAAGGACCAGTGAGCCGATGTCCATGAGCTGGGATTCTTCATCATgatcttttttctttctgttCGTCTTTTTGCGCTTGGGAGGCTCGACTTGGAAGACGTTCTGGGTTCCGTGGTCTTCTCCATTAGGAGGAGCGGAATGAGTAGGACGGGGAGCGATAGGTTGGTAGAAAGTGTTTGTAGTATTGGTATTTGTTGGCAGGGGTGCAGTACCGTCGAAAACAACTACAGACTCATCGGATAGGCGCTTTCGACCCTAATCGGAAATCAACGTCACTCCAAGTGCTCGCGAGGGTAAGTAAAGCTAACCTGACGATAGCGATCCCGACAAGCAAGACAAGTCTTAACAGCCGTACTCGTACCCACTCTCCGGAACTGGTCCTCAGGTTTAGTCTGGCGGCATGTCGGACAGGTTTTGGTGACAGGAGGTATAACAATAGGTGGATGGGGCATATTGCTGAAACAGGGTCTTCATTTGTGTGATgtgaaggaaagaaagaaaaatgtGACAGAAGCTCTTACAAAAAAGCATGGTGTATAAAGAGGGCTAGCATACAACGATGGAGGCGATTCACTTTGGCGCTTAGGTTCCGGGAAAGTTAAAGTTTCAAAAAAAGGTCAACCCTGTCAACGAATTGGGTCCTGTAGCTCAGTCGGTTAGAGCGTGGTGCTAATAACGCCAAGGTCGCGAGTTCGACCCTCGTCGGGACcatttttttgtttttgctcaCTGTACGTATTTTCGTATGCTAGTAGCGTTTATTTTTTATGTCCCGAAATAAACTCCAAGAGGGACAGAAAACTCATAAACCATTGCGGTAAACGTCCTTGCACACGATGTGCGAGTACTATAGGGTAACGCATATCTCGACTATATATATGTATTCCAGACACCCACCCGATTAGTTCAAACCATTCGCCCGTCTCCAAATATCCCCCACAGAAACAACCGTACTCAACACCATCAGCATCCCCACCATGTCACTCCCCATACTAATCCACCCCAACGACGACCCAGGAATCATCAAGTCACATCCATCCACGATAACCCGCTTCACAAACGTCTTGCTCCCGCTTGTATCACCCTTCCCTTCCTCATTCTCATTCTCATTCTCctttgattgagaactgcCGCTGCTGAAAAGTAACGACCACATAGCCCCAATAATAGACAGCGCAAGACCCCAGAACCAGAATTTATAGGCTTGCGTTTGGATATCAATGGACCAGGGTGTTTGGGGGTATATTTCCATTGCGTGGAGCTGTGTTTATCAGCATTGCACTACCCTGTAAACGGGGCAAAAAAGGTGGGGGAGGCGTACGATAGTCAAATCCTCAAGTAGCACATAAACACCCAACGCACTTGATTTCCCGAGGTCAAGCATAGTACTCACTGCACCGGCATTGTCGCCGTCGCCGCCGTGCACGAGGAGGGTGTACACCCGATCGAACAAGTCGATGAAGTTGAGGAAGCGGAAGTAGCGGCGTGCTGGTTTTTGTTAATATCATGGACATCAATTATTGTATCTGTCGTGTATGCTTTGGAAGGGTCCGAAACGGCGGAGACTTACTCAGTGCTATTTGCGACTTGGCTGTCTCCCACCGCGTGGCTGTTACGGCATTGTGGGTAGAGAGGTCTGATGCGATTTGGGAGAGCGCCTGGATTAGACGGAGGGAACGTTCGAAGCCAGGTGTTGTTCTGGTGAAGGTGGTGAATTGTTTGAGGAGGGGTTGTTTTTGCTGTTTTTGGGCCTGGACTTGTTTGGGCTGCGGTGCACGTTTGACCTGGGGCATCTTGATAGATGGATTTTCAAGATGTATTTTGGGCTATGGGAGAGGGATTGGTTTGATATCTATGGAGTACAGTGTTTATCAACTGTAGTTGGCAAGTCCTAGCGGTCTGTTAGTTCTTATCGGTATTATCCGATGCGTTGGCCCGACTTGGCATAGATATGCAGTAATACCGTCCAAAAAACTCCGAGCACTTCCTGCCTGATCCAGACGTTGCTGCTGTCAGGTGAACCGCCCACCCTCGAAGGTGATTCGCTCACCCTTCGAGATCTATACTCACCCAACTCACCCCGTCCTCTCTTCGTGCCGACACCATCCCTTTAGCTGCTTCACCAAGAAAGTCAAGATGCCGCGACAAGAGAGACTAAGAGGCCTGGCTGAGCAAAGCCGGCCCACTGCTGCCCCCAGCAGGACGGTGCCGGGATGTCCCCTTCTTCTCTCACTCTCCCACCTCCTGAACCTCGCAAACACCGTGCAAAGTGTGCCTCTTGCGTCCTTCTTACCCTTTCACCCTGTCACGTTACGCCCTTTTCTCTAGCCATTTCGCGATCTCACAGTGCCCTCAGGATAAGCGCCCTCATTTCAATTCTGCTGCAACAATGTCCAAGGGAAGAGGGCGACAAAGGGTCGATAGAAAAGCCCGTGCGGCAGCAAATGGTTATAATCGCGGAGCGCACCGCGAGCAAGATAAGGAGCGCTGTGAGATCATCTATTCCGACGACTCTATTGCTATGCAGGATAGGGTTATATCAGTTTATATTGAGTAAGTATATATTATATCCCCTTGCCCTGTGGCGTGTGATCATCTTGCTGATTTATTATCTGTCTTGCCTTCCAGCTGGGCGTCCGAAGAAGATGAGTCTCTCCGAGAGaaagaccttcagaagggaTACCCGTGCCCAACCTCGCCACGCTCAAAGGTTTTGTGCGCTTTTACATATCCTCTACCGACGGGATTCTCACGCTGCGTCCTACAAAATCTTCCGTCTGAACTTTGCGGAACGGTTCTTTGCCGGATACACACGCATTACATTGGGTATGGAGAAAGGTTCACTTTACTAGCGAACGATCTCGGGGGGTTGGGAGTGTTATACATACTTCCCGATGGCGATTCCGAAACTCTGTAAGTGGACACATCATCACTGCGTCTCCTTACTAACAGCCTACTCAGGTGGACGAAAGAACTTCCCAAGAGCCCGACCCGACAAGCCCGTGTTTCCATATTGCAGAAATTAAGGGAGAGTGGAATTTGTGAGGAAGCGAACGGAAGATCTCTGCATGACCTTGCGGAAAGTGAAGTCGAAGGGGTATCAAAACCTCTTAAAGATGCTGTGCAAAGAGATATGAGCCGAAGTCTGTCACGAACGCCCTTCAGCGCTGCTAGAGAACCATCGTGCACAGGAACGCAGAGCGCAGAAATTATGTCAAGTAAGACTCGTGATCTGTAGCCAGGTTCGGCACTCGAGCGTACTAACGAAAGTCAAAGGCAATGCACCAAATAACTTCGAGCAGACGGCCATAATTAATTCTTTAGCAAACAGGGCCGAGCCCACGTGCACCCAAAGTACTCCTGATGCTCTCGCTCAGAATGCTATTTGCGCTCCGACGCATTACGAGCCTAGTTCGATACACATACCGGACGCAAACATAGCAGCTGGCTCTTTGGCCACAGAAAgtcatcagagctcatattcCTTGGATGAATCGCAAGCTACGATTGACGCTGCGTCGTTGGAATTTCACCTAAATGGGGCACTGCCTCCTGGTAATCACCCCGGGCTAGGCCAACAGGCAATTCAGCAGCGTATCAATGTCTCACCTCAGACCGGATTCTTCCATGTGTTACAAGCTTTCCAAGGAGCTACACTCCCTACAGGTTACACCGACGCGACGGAAGCAATATCCACTGGTTTTCTCGATGCCCCCGGTCAATTTTGGGATGCGATGCAAGATACTAGCAGATGGATCAACGCCCAAGCCAACCAAAGAACGACCTGGGTTGAAAATACCCAACTTTCGAGTGATAATACAGGGATAGATGGCTATCATAACGTCTATCAGGCGGTACAGCCTTCATCAGAGGCACTCCCTGATCTCACGGTTATACATTTCGGGGCAAAGGCGTACCGGTGGAATTTGTGGACCGGATGAAGAACGAGGAGCTTGTGTATTCGCTTCTTATCCCAATCCAAGGAATATGAGTCTCTCCTCATGCCCGACAATTGTGGAGATGTGCTTGTGACCGTTATGACCGCTGCATCAGATCATACTGGAAGAGGAATCTTCCGTCCTTGCCAGGCATTGCTAAAATTTGGCTTCCTCGACGAGCAAGGAAATTAAGTAGCAGGGACATGACCGACCCATTAAGTAGTGAGTCTAGGCGTCTGCCGTTAGGCCAGCCTGGTATGACGGTGATGGTTTATGCCCATTCCCCATGCGTGTGAAATTGTCTCCCCGTTTGCTTTTATACGGTTAACTTGCAAGCGGGAACTCGCTCTCGCCTGGTGTATTTGGCAGGCATATCGTGCCGTTTTATCTCTCTCGGCTTTGGGTACCGGGAGGCCTTGTTTGTCGGTATTTTAATGGAAATCGGTGCGGTATATCGGTAGGAAGATTGGAGGTTGGGGAGACCGAGGCGCTTGGGGTAAGACAGCCCGGATGAGTGGCGAGTTTATTCCAAGGGTAGCTGCCTTTTGAAACCGGTAGCCTTTGTGTGTGAGGTATGGCTATATATATGATGTTCCTTACCATGTTTTATGCAGACTATGTACCATATAGCTAGTATATCGTAGCGGGCGAGTAAAACGATCTGGGATTCCAGTCAACATTGCAGATGAAGGTGGATGATGAAAAGCTCCGTCCACAGGAGACTCCACCCTCGTCATCCCCCACTCGCCAGAAAGCTTCTACCTTCAGCCGAGTGTTTGCCTCTCCCCGCAAGCGTAAGGAGTTGGAGATGAAGCAGCAACTTGCGTCTCAGCAGCAGAAGAGCCGAGATGTCAATGCTCCCGTCTGGCAACGCTACCGCTTGTCTCGACGCTAATCGCCAGGTACTTTTGCCGATTCATGACCGGAGGCAATATCGGAAACGCAAAGACGGACGGAATCGAGCACGACTTAGGCATGGTTGGGGGGCAATACAGCCTGATGATGATCCTCATAAACATACCTTTGTCGTTGTTGAGCCTTTCGTGACGCTGATGGTGAAGAAATATGGCGGCCATCTGGTCATTCCCAGCCTCATTCTCATCTCTGGAGTGATTTTTTTGGGTCAGGTCATGGACTCATATGTAGCACACACTGACCGCTTGAAGCCTTGTGAGATACCGTCCCATCTCTTAAGTGTGCTGAAAACACTGATCATTCAATCAGCTTCGTTGTCCCTTGAACCCCACAGACTTGCTGGTGGCTTACCCCAGAAGAGCGTACCGCCGCCATCGTTCGACTCATGCGAGACTCGACCACTGAAGTGGACGTCAAGTTCGCACTCAAGCCAGCCTTCAGAGCCCTCATGTACCCAGCGATGTGGTTCTTCATGCTCCTCTGCGTTTCGTACGGAGTTGCAACGACCTCGACAGGGCAATTTTTGCCACGGATTGTTCACCAACTGGTACGTCACTCTCCGATGCCACGGGACACTGCTAAGCCGACTCGTCCAAGCAGGGCTACAGTGCTGTGCAGACAAATCTGCACCTCATGGCCCCGGACTTGACAGGATGCGTTATCACGCTCCTTGTAGCCTGGCTGAGCGACCATTACAAGGAGCGAGGAACGTTCCTGTGTCTGGGCCTGAGTTTCACCATGATCGGATACATCATGGCCAGCGCGCTGGATCCGATCGCACAGACAGGAGCTTGCTATGCAGGTATGTATCATGCTACCAATTCATAGAGAAAGGGTTCCTGAGCAGCAATAAACAAGGGGGCCACCGGACAACTGGCAGGCGGACGGGAGCCAGTGAGAAATTACCCAGTTTTGCTCAGCCTCTTGCGGGTGTTTTGAAACTTGCCCGGGGTTCAGCCTGGGATTGAACTTGGCGGTGGAACGCTAGCCCTTACTGCAAATTTTTCGGGGTTGACCCGGGGGCATGGGGTTCAGCTTGGCGCTTGAGAACGTCGATCGTACAAAACGGGACCAGGCTTTATTCACATCAATGCCGGTCAGGAGACTAGACGTCGCCCTAGGCCTGAATATTGTAATATGGTGAAGGTGTGAACGGCAGTGCTCCCGCAACAATTGGTAAAATTGTAGTCAATATCGCCCCTCCGTCGCCGGGTGATCAGAGGAGTACTGTGTGTACTCCTTCACTTCGTTGCCCGTCCACAATTTCTGTATCTTTGGCCAAACCTGGAGGCGAGCAACTCACAGGTACTGTAACATGGCCATTACACAGCAATGCGAAAGGCCGTCTCGTTTTGGAGGTTTCTGCTACCGGCGCTTATCTCTTGTTTCTGTAGGAGGCATTGGACTTCTAAGGTAACAAGCAAACTATTGATATAAAAGTCACATAAAAATCTTCAAAGCCAGTATCtgttgtgacggttagcggggcgccagaaacggcTCCCATGAACCGCGCTTCTGCCGAGCCCTACCGCCTGCCATTGATGGGAATACCATTGCCATTTGCGGAATGGCGTCTACTGTATCAGGGATAGCGCCGCCTCGCGCTGCTTTTAGGCTGCTCACATGCCGCCTCAATGCATCCATTGCATCTATAAAAGCCCGACATCCCCCCCTCAAAGGACCAcgcactttctcttctctttttccctctcctGTCTGCCTCGCCTGGTGCACTGCCCTCTTACCAAGATGCCGCGTTATCCGACGATTACCCTTTTCCAGTATGGCGCCGGAGTGGCCGACGGTCATCTGAACGATTGAGACATTAAGACCTTGTTACTGTCGCTTCATTGGAAATCGACCTATCCACATCACCCCCTGAtgctgtgctgctgcttatGATTGCAGTTATGGGCCCCCTTCACGAGTCTGCCAGCTGATCAGCGACTTTTTGAGTTGCTTCCAGCCATGCTATCCTATTTGGGCTTTCCTTGAGGACTTCTGGATCCTCAGCTGCCTTGCTTGTGGTCTTTATTTCAAGATCCCATGATTCCTTCTTTACCTAGGCTCCCAAGATTCTACATGGGAAAGGCAACTTTCTGGTTATCTGGCCACCAGATCTGGCTGTGAACTGGGTTGCGCCTGTCCCCCTCCACAGCCGTCTTTCAACTCCACCAGGATCAATTCATTTATGTATCCTCGCCATGTCTACCAGGCAATAGCGAAATTACCGCATCCTTTTCATTTCAGCGTGTTTGACATGCGAGGCTTGGAGCTGCAACACCCAGATGCAATTGGCTCAGAGCACCGGATGTGATgacctggtcacgttggtgtcacaacctggcttctctcgtatcgtacctaggattctagttagttgtatttcgagacaggacacttaccctaagtgtcttccaagtattcgtatgctcaatgtccctccgggtccggttcagtAAGTCGtgtgcgttgatgggtatatcgtcccctccaggctccgtaagataatcaacaagtagaaacgataaaggtaacgaatggagaaacaaggccaaccgagtacgtatactgggttgttggttaagtgcggacgagtcagaaactagaatgtaaccaatgcttgattaacgagattgatcgcgaagaactaaactaagtacatgaatgagcgtccttatatatcttccttctcctggtatgatgttcCTGCCGTGTTGACTGCCTGGCTCTTCTGGGAGCAAAAAGACAACTAACTATATATGGCTCATCAACCACCTGTTTATGTAAGTGACACTCAAGCACCAATATAGGTAACTGTGCTCAACTGAGTTGCCCCTTTCACAGTCCAACGCTTCTCAATGCTACAGCAGGGCTGGTCACATCGCTTGTCAATAATTACACGGCAAGGGAAGGAAATTGGTCAATTATAGCATTATtgaccatcatcaccaccggcCTTTCTGCTTCAGGGTTTCTGGCTTTGGTTATAATTTACAGGTGTGAAAAACTTGTGAAAATAAAACAGGAGCATGATTCTGAGGTTAGTGCTGGATTCTACAGAGTGATACCATAGAAGAAGGATGCTATTTGCACTGCTGAGGTTTAGTCAACATGCATTCTAAGCCATAGCCGTTATAGCTGGACTGTTGGAGTGTGGATTTAAACAATTATTTTTCGTACTTGTGTCTGTAACAACATGCAGTGGATACTATATGAAACTAGAGATGGTTGGATTGTTGAGAGAAGCGCTAAGCTCGCCTAATAGTTAACTAGTAATCTATGGTATGGCCACAGTGGCATCCAAGGCATTGCTAATTGGATCGACTATTTATCCAACCGATCCCTGTGGCGAAATGTGGCCCATCCCATGATTTAGACCTCAGCCTCACCCCGGGTGCTCGGAAGGTCACCCTAATACCCTCATTTTGAGGGTCGAGGGTTTGGCTCTCTCACCCACAGTGAGGGTCTAGGTTAGGTCTGATTTTCGCGAGGGTGACCAAACAAGATAAACAGTACTATATTAGGATGGATAATCATTTTTATGCATACAAATTAGGTAAAGCGTGGAAATTCTATGAAATTTCATGAAATTTTATGAAATTGAGGGTCAATGAGGATCTGTGAAGGTCACAAGTATCATTATACCCGCCCCTCACGCAGGTCGGACTGTGGAGGATCGTGAGCGACCTGTATCCGCCATCGCCGCCGCGAGTGGATTACATTATACAGTGGCCCTTGATCGGAGTGCCGTCTTTTCGCAATTGTTTGGCTCTTACGGTGATCCAGGGCTCAAATATGGTCAAGAGTTATTTCCTAGGTCAACCGTCGTATTTTCAAGCCCCAATGTGTGTCTTTTCTTCAACGGCACAGTGTCGTAACTAGATGTCGTTATCGTTAATAGTCCGTCTTTCGCAGAAATACGCCTTGTGAAGCACCGCCCACCCCGCTTACTTAGGAGCCATCGTCGGCCATGGAGTGAAAAAAGACCTACAAATACTGGCCAGAGGACAATGAACTGGACAAGAACAAGAATATTACCTAGATTGCAAATGATGACGACAGTGAaatcaagcatgcattcaaagCAGCCAGAGTGAGTACATGCCAACCAGCCAGGCATGTAAGCATCTTGCTAACACCATATGCAGCTTATGCCAGCGGATGCCCAGGGATTGCTGGATGGGAGTCTTTGGCCATATAGAAGCAGATGAAATCGTGACTATGTTGTCTGCGTCTCAGGATCTCACCGCATCTGTTCGGCCTTCGATGTATAGCACTATCGCATGGGAGTGGAACACTGTGCCCCAAGCACGCATTCTGCGCTTACTGCAGGCTGTTCTACAGTGCCCTGAGCTGGCCTCAAATATCCAGCACGTCTCGATCTTGTCATCTTCGCAATATGTGCTCACTGAAGAATGGAAAAACGACCCACGAGATGGCCAGGATGGGCCACTTTGGAATCAATATCTTGAGAGCTTCAGCGACGTCGTGGAACAGTCCCAATCAATTGTTGATAAAGCCCAGTTCCCAGAGGCCTTGAAATGGAATGAAGCGCTCCAGAAAGGCAATTCCTATGCCTACGTGACCATTCTCCTCTCCCGATTACACAACCTTAAATCTCTTCAGCTGGACTACTCCTTTGTCTGGAAATCAGGATTTCCTGGATTGATGATGAAGCACGCGTTATTTTCCACACCAAAAGCCGTACTATCATCTTTCAACTCTCTTACGGCTATTGACTACGGTAGTAATGTACCCCTGTCTGAGGAGTTTGACCCCATCTTTAATATTTTTGATGAATTGAATGGCTACCCTCCTTGTGATCCCAATCAATTCATGGCCTGGTTCCATCTGCCTTCCGTTCAatccatatccatttggCTACGGAGCTTTCAAGACGTTATTACTGGTGAGGACCAGGGGAATCTGAGTAAGCTGCATACGCTAGTCATCGCTCGAGCTACTatcaaagaagaagacgTGCCATCTTTTCTGTCCCAGATGACTACCTTGAAGTCTCTGCACTTGGGCATGGCATATagatggcacagtgaatttGCCTTGGCATCATGCTCGAACATCCTGGAGGGCTTGGAGTCCATCAGTGATACTCTAGAAAAGCTCTCCCTGGGTGTGGAATACTACCCATTCAGCAAAGGGTACTATGATTTTGGAACCGACGAGGATGAACAGGCAAGGATAGAATTTGATGGATTTCTGAAGCAATTCCCCCGGCTGCGATCTGCAGAAGTACCCATCACTTTACTTGTGGGATTGGATTCAGATGAATCGGATGAAATTGGCGACCGTCTACCGGATACCCTCGAGGAATTATGTCTGCAGTGGGATAATTCGGAGATTAATGGGTTTTGGGAATTCGAGTCACAATTACATGATTGCGTCCGGTATCTGCTGGACGATCAACGGACTCATTCGCCGCACCTTAAACGAGTCACCATCCGGCAACGCATGCTGCACCCCATTGATAGGGAAATCTTTGCCAAGGAGCGCGCAGAATTGAAAGAGGTGTGTACAGAGGCCGGGATTGACCTGGAAGTGGTATTTGACTATCTGTCTCCGGGGCTATGGACACAAAATAATACTTGGTGTGAATAGATATAGTACAACATAAGTATAGTACCAATGCAGCCAGACTTTGTGCCAGATTTTGTGCTCAAGTTTTAGTGCTTATGGACAATCTAAGAGCTATCGTAGCAATAATGAAACAATGCAGGCACGCGCATCACAATTCCCCTGATTGCGGTGATGATCAGGCGAGGATCGCTGTTCAAGGCGTTTTTTGCTATTCTTGGCAGattatttttattttatcCAATTCAACCTAATTTAATATTATTTCGCGTTATCATTTGGGGTTTGTTTACAACATAAGCTTTCTCTGTTGGCTGCGACTCTTTGCGGGCCCGTGCGGATACGgcgtttttctttcttcaggGCACTTTGTCCTGCAGCTACGCTAAAAACTAGGCGGACCTGTCTGCCTCACTGGCCCCCAAGAGTCTTTGTTACAGCCCTGAAGAAAACAGCCTGACGGTGCGCTTGGAATCGATTGTATAGAAACGGCAAGGAGCATAGATAGGAGGGACATGTCGAGGAATGTAAAATCATACAATCCAATTCAcagtcaatcaatcaattaaTCCATTGAGCTTTGCAAGTTCTTCTTCTACTTCTTTTATTATATAATTTCGTTAATCCTAACCAGCCAATATGATTCTTTCCCAGATCTGCACGATTTTGCCTCTCCTCGTTAGCCTGGCATTGGCCGGCGACCTGAACGTTAAGCGAGACATGTCTGTTGCCGCGACCAAAGGATACAAGGATGGCCAGTTTGTCTGGACTTCAATTGTCGAccttgagaagaaggagaaagtgTTGCCCGAAGAGATGGTCAAGATTGCGCACGAAGCGAGCAAGGAGATGCAAGCGGACTTTGGTTCGGTCCCGGAGGCCAAGCAGCCCTCGATCATGACGGCCATGGAAATCGACAACCGAATCTACCTGGCCTCGTCAATGAAGGGCGACTACTCCTTCATCTACGACTTCAAGACGAAGGATAAGGGCGGCAAAGTCGGCAACGGAAGCATCAGGAAGGGTGTTCCGAAGGAATCGCTGACGCACTCGGAGATGCTCAGTCAACAGGTAGCGGCGAGGACC is from Aspergillus chevalieri M1 DNA, chromosome 8, nearly complete sequence and encodes:
- a CDS encoding uncharacterized protein (COG:G;~EggNog:ENOG410PJ5Z;~InterPro:IPR011701,IPR036259;~TransMembrane:3 (i21-39o63-83i90-110o);~go_function: GO:0022857 - transmembrane transporter activity [Evidence IEA];~go_process: GO:0055085 - transmembrane transport [Evidence IEA]), whose translation is MRDSTTEVDVKFALKPAFRALMYPAMWFFMLLCVSYGVATTSTGQFLPRIVHQLGYSAVQTNLHLMAPDLTGCVITLLVAWLSDHYKERGTFLCLGLSFTMIGYIMASALDPIAQTGACYAEKGFLSSNKQGGHRTTGRRTGASEKLPSFAQPLAGVLKLARGSAWD
- a CDS encoding uncharacterized protein (COG:S;~EggNog:ENOG410Q1KJ;~InterPro:IPR032675), translated to MLSASQDLTASVRPSMYSTIAWEWNTVPQARILRLLQAVLQCPELASNIQHVSILSSSQYVLTEEWKNDPRDGQDGPLWNQYLESFSDVVEQSQSIVDKAQFPEALKWNEALQKGNSYAYVTILLSRLHNLKSLQLDYSFVWKSGFPGLMMKHALFSTPKAVLSSFNSLTAIDYGSNVPLSEEFDPIFNIFDELNGYPPCDPNQFMAWFHLPSVQSISIWLRSFQDVITGEDQGNLSKLHTLVIARATIKEEDVPSFLSQMTTLKSLHLGMAYRWHSEFALASCSNILEGLESISDTLEKLSLGVEYYPFSKGYYDFGTDEDEQARIEFDGFLKQFPRLRSAEVPITLLVGLDSDESDEIGDRLPDTLEELCLQWDNSEINGFWEFESQLHDCVRYLLDDQRTHSPHLKRVTIRQRMLHPIDREIFAKERAELKEVCTEAGIDLEVVFDYLSPGLWTQNNTWCE
- a CDS encoding uncharacterized protein (COG:S;~EggNog:ENOG410Q2FM) codes for the protein MSKGRGRQRVDRKARAAANGYNRGAHREQDKERCEIIYSDDSIAMQDRVISVYIDWASEEDESLREKDLQKGYPCPTSPRSKVLCAFTYPLPTGFSRCVLQNLPSELCGTVLCRIHTHYIGYGERFTLLANDLGGLGVLYILPDGDSETLWTKELPKSPTRQARVSILQKLRESGICEEANGRSLHDLAESEVEGVSKPLKDAVQRDMSRSLSRTPFSAAREPSCTGTQSAEIMSSNAPNNFEQTAIINSLANRAEPTCTQSTPDALAQNAICAPTHYEPSSIHIPDANIAAGSLATESHQSSYSLDESQATIDAASLEFHLNGALPPGNHPGLGQQAIQQRINVSPQTGFFHVLQAFQGATLPTGYTDATEAISTGFLDAPGQFWDAMQDTSRWINAQANQRTTWVENTQLSSDNTGIDGYHNVYQAVQPSSEALPDLTVIHFGAKAYRWNLWTG
- a CDS encoding PEX11 domain protein (COG:S;~EggNog:ENOG410PSNE;~InterPro:IPR008733;~PFAM:PF05648;~TransMembrane:2 (i153-171o218-242i);~go_component: GO:0005779 - integral component of peroxisomal membrane [Evidence IEA];~go_process: GO:0016559 - peroxisome fission [Evidence IEA]), which encodes MPQVKRAPQPKQVQAQKQQKQPLLKQFTTFTRTTPGFERSLRLIQALSQIASDLSTHNAVTATRWETAKSQIALTRRYFRFLNFIDLFDRVYTLLVHGGDGDNAGAVSTMLDLGKSSALGVYVLLEDLTILHAMEIYPQTPWSIDIQTQAYKFWFWGLALSIIGAMWSLLFSSGSSQSKENENENEEGKGDTSGSKTFVKRVIVDGCDLMIPGSSLGWISMGSDMVGMLMVLSTVVSVGDIWRRANGLN